The Plasmodium chabaudi chabaudi strain AS genome assembly, chromosome: 14 genome contains the following window.
GgaacatattaatatttcctcaccttttttattctatatctctctatgcatatattttctaaaacATGGCataccatttttttattttctaaaataaACTAGATCGACTACTTAAACACTTCGATACCAAACCTGATCATGACGaccaaagaaaaaatttggGAATATCAAATGAAGAAGACCAATCAAGAAATGTTGAAAATACCAATTTAAATGCTcttgaaaatatacatttacATAAAGACACTAATCGAACTAATTATTCAGAATATGAGCAATATGAAAaggaaattttaaatttttatgatggtaaattttataaaaatcgaTTTTGTGCAAAAAAGATCAaccaattttatttgttttgctttatttattatttttaattttattttgtatctATTTCAGAAATCCTTTTAACTGAAACGGAAACgataaatttattgaaCATACCAAACATATTAAATGATTCTGAAGAAGACAAAATGCAAGCTCagaaaacaaatgaaagatatcaaaaattattaaacaaTGACGAAAGTAATTGCATAAATAAGTCTATGCAAACATTAAATgtcttcaaaaaaaataaagatgtTTATGTTTCTATTATTAACAAGCAAAACAATCATTCCCAAACGAATTTATACGAATTACACAAATTAACTATGCGAAACTCATCCAGCatgttaaaataaaaaacaaaacaaaataataataaaatatataacaacgAAAAGgcattaattataaaatcaaTTAACTAGGCAAATGGTGAAAATTCTTCATCACATTCAACAATTAAAATAGTTCTAAATcagaataataattatagaaAAAGCATATACTTTCGTTGTTATAGTTATCAAGTCCATATAATCATTATTTCTACAagtatttttcataattttttttcatttcctcATTTCACAGACCTGAACTTCTccacaaaaaatttataaaatacagaaataaaaaatttaaaaaaataatggatGAATATGGAGATTTCTTAAACATTAACGAaagaataattttaaaaaaaaatatgtgggTTCAAGTTGTTGACAAAAATGTTGttgataataaacaaaCAACAATTATACCAAAGTCGTTTTataaatcgaaaaaaacCAACACATCCCTTTTTAACGCTTTGTTTTCAACAAAAAATACGTCTAGAAGcttatcaaataaaagtaGAACGAGATCAAAgggaaaatttaaaaatatgaaaaccATGAAGTTTTTGACAAGtaagcattttttttcaatgtGTATTTGCGCGTGTTtggaaaatatacaaaatagtGTGCATCAATTATTTCTATATCCCACATattgtttcatttttcattttatatattttgtaaatatatttaaatttctAAATACTCTTAAATGACAAAGATTGTCaaagagaaaatataatgcgCTTTTACTCAAACCATTTTATGCTCACACTATTcaactttatttttgatcCTATTTTTAAAGGTAGCTTTAGTGAAgatgaatatttaataaagtctataattaaaaagaaaaaagaacaAGGTGATGATCAAGAgggaaaagaaaataatatcgaagatgatgataataatttaccatggaaaataaataataaaaaaaaaatgttaaataaaggaaattttatattactattaaaaacattagaaaaatgtataatacaaaatatttattattatgagcAAAtgctttataaaaatattcactTAAGCTATATTAAAGATTTCaggaaaaataacaatataaaaatgtttgaTGGCGAAAATTACGATGTTCTTACCAATCCTaacattaattataaaaagaaaaaaactatTATAAGAACaaagattaaaaaaaatattaaaaagataattaacttttatcatattaataaatatatagacactgtagaaaattttaaaatgcaTACAAAATGTGATATAAGTAATGGAGATATAAATACTATTGTTAAtccaataaaaaaaaaattgcgTTTTTTGCCAAAAGGGAAAAAGGGAATTATATCCAAGCGTATTATGGCTAGTAATCTAAGACTTAAAATAAGAAACAAAGCTCGAAAAAGGACAGAACAAATAAAAGACAAGGATCAAATTATagataataacaatattaatGCTGATTATAAACCACAAAATAAAGacataaataatcaaaaacCAAATGAAGAAACCACAGATTCtctcttaaaaaaaaacaaaaatgatgataaaacaAATCAGTGGGACCAAGAAATATTAAGTATCATTATAAATcatgataataatgaagataagctaaaaaaaataagcacGTTAATTGCAGATGATGTTtttaaagataataataatacaggTGTTAATACTATTTCCAATGATGAAACGAAGAAGGAtcaaaatttagaaaaacctaaaaattatgagaaaaaaaaattgtcacatttattaaaaaaaaaaaaaaaattcatgtCTATTAATGGaaatagaataaaaataaaaaaagaagttaaacaaaatgattGTCTTTACAATAGTATGAGTGATAATGATGATATGgaaattaatataagtTCTCTagaaaatacatataaaaaagaaaatatagaagcccaatataaaaataatacattatataattataaaagaaaagaatatataaaaaatatatcaattgataaattatttcaatttcattataagaatttagaaaaaaatgtaaccTCAATagatacaaataaattttatgaagATTATATAACAGCTAGTTATTCAAATACATTAGACATTGGAAATTTCCAAAATAGTAAAGGAAATATTGCTATATTTAGTTTTATCAATCCAACTTATCctataaaattgtataatttaaatacaaGTGTCATGAAAATTAAGTACTCTAATAATAATCCAAGTATTTTAGTAGCTGCTTTATGTAATGgccatataaatatttacgATATAcgaaataatgataataatcctgttttaaaatcaacaatgataaaaaattatgataattcCTTTGAACCTATTTAtgatatatcatttaaaaattcatatacTTCTAATTCTATTAATGAATGCGTTTTT
Protein-coding sequences here:
- a CDS encoding WD repeat-containing protein, putative, whose product is MEEGLGTIKKIKNNISKIYFNKSNKKNGDFKDDHIEIILDNKNITPKPIYFNFQEIETKKTFDRIDRLLKHFDTKPDHDDQRKNLGISNEEDQSRNVENTNLNALENIHLHKDTNRTNYSEYEQYEKEILNFYDEILLTETETINLLNIPNILNDSEEDKMQAQKTNERYQKLLNNDESNCINKSMQTLNVFKKNKDVYVSIINKQNNHSQTNLYELHKLTMRNSSSIPELLHKKFIKYRNKKFKKIMDEYGDFLNINERIILKKNMWVQVVDKNVVDNKQTTIIPKSFYKSKKTNTSLFNALFSTKNTSRSLSNKSRTRSKGKFKNMKTMKFLTSSFSEDEYLIKSIIKKKKEQGDDQEGKENNIEDDDNNLPWKINNKKKMLNKGNFILLLKTLEKCIIQNIYYYEQMLYKNIHLSYIKDFRKNNNIKMFDGENYDVLTNPNINYKKKKTIIRTKIKKNIKKIINFYHINKYIDTVENFKMHTKCDISNGDINTIVNPIKKKLRFLPKGKKGIISKRIMASNLRLKIRNKARKRTEQIKDKDQIIDNNNINADYKPQNKDINNQKPNEETTDSLLKKNKNDDKTNQWDQEILSIIINHDNNEDKLKKISTLIADDVFKDNNNTGVNTISNDETKKDQNLEKPKNYEKKKLSHLLKKKKKFMSINGNRIKIKKEVKQNDCLYNSMSDNDDMEINISSLENTYKKENIEAQYKNNTLYNYKRKEYIKNISIDKLFQFHYKNLEKNVTSIDTNKFYEDYITASYSNTLDIGNFQNSKGNIAIFSFINPTYPIKLYNLNTSVMKIKYSNNNPSILVAALCNGHINIYDIRNNDNNPVLKSTMIKNYDNSFEPIYDISFKNSYTSNSINECVFYSAHESGSVYQWDIQKELNNKEILYLKNKKNHLYTDLSSIFQNKSLANKPFNSSLTCIDIDNYMQHDEDFIISNIEKKNSANNFHKNEKNYNGYSPNNSNINDNNDDNTNNEEIDLLNNNSHHLNGTEKHKDVEDLDFVKSISKEEELSNHYKNITKNIIDKTIKPIHSYYYVGTKNGIIYRCNSCYHKSFLNYYYAHFGSVNKIKINLFDHDIFLSAGEDSTVKLWNKFSNKPITTFKSKNSYSSINDILWLPNNSTSFFCCSDDGRVELWDFDFFSKDPLVIFYPNVMESSKMISLEMFNKNDILLCGDNLSNVFMIKIKNLVDREYDNYEQKAKLTNCLKHLDTYDYF